In one Sphingobium indicum B90A genomic region, the following are encoded:
- the copC gene encoding copper homeostasis periplasmic binding protein CopC — MRFFSPLAVIAAVGLSVSAPAYAHPKLVSSTPAANASVSAPSRITLTFSEGLMPKLSGAEIVMTGMPGMPNHRMAVTGFKTSVEGDKTLVLTLAKPLMAGSYQVAWHVVSTDTHRIQGNLAFTVK, encoded by the coding sequence ATGCGTTTCTTTTCGCCTCTCGCAGTTATCGCCGCCGTCGGCCTGAGTGTTTCTGCTCCGGCCTACGCGCATCCCAAGCTTGTGTCCTCGACGCCCGCCGCGAACGCCAGCGTCTCGGCGCCGTCGCGTATAACGCTCACCTTCAGTGAAGGTCTGATGCCGAAGCTGTCGGGCGCCGAGATCGTGATGACCGGCATGCCCGGCATGCCCAACCACCGCATGGCGGTAACCGGCTTCAAGACGTCCGTCGAAGGCGACAAGACGCTCGTGCTGACGCTCGCCAAGCCGCTCATGGCGGGCAGCTATCAGGTCGCCTGGCACGTCGTCTCGACCGACACGCACCGCATCCAGGGCAATCTCGCCTTTACCGTCAAGTGA